Proteins co-encoded in one Mastacembelus armatus chromosome 24, fMasArm1.2, whole genome shotgun sequence genomic window:
- the LOC113136964 gene encoding connector enhancer of kinase suppressor of ras 3-like → MEAVSKWTPLQVVDWMRGLDDSLQQYIPTFQQQQVDGEKLLHMSHQELLTLGVSRVGHQELVLEAVDLLCALNYGVESDNLKTLVGKMRAAHHNLSSAVSQRRKNPAYHTKNSHQPSNEFLTAVVELIGAAKSLLAWLDRTPLTSTSDFTSTKGRIIQLCLELTSTVQKDCTVYEMEEKILEVSRALNGVCENTVQETSDPSKSEMACLEEVHITNIKPAEGLGLYIKSTYDGLHVITGTTENSPADKTHRIHAGDEVIQVNRQTVVGWQLKHLVEKLRVESGSVILMVKKRPSGTFAPAPLKNLRWRPPLVQTFQGAPGLYKSYQPETSEAPGRRGKSAVLDLYIPPPPAAPYTPLDGNMNVSPGVKMRPKSPNSCLDSDMRRRFTVADDSRTSASPPSEVSQPIPVRLRQRPSTRCKPRPVSMPVESFSGVSDPSSRPGTRGRKGQDILHRYLSNEGISVIAEEEPCFPLPYRGHPSARGVDHIRGSQCFINADLHNSATIAYQETASKKSAASAAVSPSQAVTKQSTSLLSNWLARLRLLSHCFPAFELLLILRNYKFLTHVSIQVGLSCCGHLQTAAMSRRHVSVKDLGAVDCQGWLHRKKEGRRFLGSRWKRYWFALKKCSLYWYTDNTAEEAEGFVKLSGFTVEQAKQCRRKHAITVSHPTLVTIFIAAESFKEMNKWIGKLSEAAELCEVTENEECYSEGSDQDECASTCSLDSEQETAESENGDVVQPPCESPCSSMPPATAAGDTSTSSLQEGTGSRDSREDPEAPEHLSRMDFPRLDGAIGATSTIQVTEEEDVIKDTPPDELENLYTHLKAASLCPIGQRDFRASFVRRCQNDKINEKLHLVRILRSTLKAKESALQVVEQVLRDPTLTAPTYRSWRLSNPILLQEISQHKQAAGGAAAEKV, encoded by the exons ATGGAGGCTGTGAGCAAGTGGACTCCGCTGCAGGTCGTGGACTGGATGAGAG GTCTGGACGACAGCCTGCAGCAGTACATCCCGactttccagcagcagcaggtggacgGGGAGAAGCTGCTCCACATGTCCCACCAGGAGCTGCTGACTCTGGGCGTGTCGCGGGTCGGACATCAGGAGCTGGTGCTGGAGGCCGTGGATCTGCTGTGCGCCCTG AACTATGGAGTGGAATCAGACAACCTGAAGACTCTGGTGGGGAAGATGAGAGCAGCGCACCACAACCTGAGTAGCGCCGTGTCGCAGCGCAGGAAGAACCCCGCCTACCACACCAAAAACTCCCATCAGCCCTCAAATGAGTTTCTGACCGCTGTGGTCGAGCTGATCGGAGCCGCCAAGAGTCTGCTGGCCTGGCTGGACAG GACCCCCCTGACGAGCACCAGCGACTTCACCTCCACCAAAGGCAGAATCATCCAGCTCTGTTTGGAGCTCACCTCCACGGTCCAGAAG GACTGTACGGTTTATGAGATGGAGGAGAAGATTCTGGAAGTG tcacGAGCTCTGAACGGCGTCTGTGAGAACACGGTCCAGGAGACTTCTGACCCTTCAAAGAGTGAGATGGCCTGTCTGGAGGAGGTTCACATCACCAACATCAAGCCTGCGGAGGGACTG GGGCTTTACATCAAATCCACATACGACGGGCTTCACGTCATCACAGGAACAACAGAGAAC TCTCCAGCAGATAAAACCCACAGAATTCACGCTGGAGACGAAGTCATACAAgtcaacagacagacagtg GTGGGCTGGCAGCTGAAGCACCTGGTGGAGAAGCTGAGGGTGGAGTCTGGAAGCGTCATCCTGATGGTGAAGAAGAGGCCGTCTGGGACCTTCGCCCCTGCTCCGCTGAAGAACCTGCGCTGGAGACCGCCGCTCGTACAG ACGTTTCAGGGAGCTCCAGGTCTCTACAAATCATACCAGCCAGAAACCTCGGAGGCTCCTGGGAGAAGAGGGAAGTCAGCCGTCTTGGATTTGTACATCCCCCCTCCCCCTGCAGCCCCGTACACACCTCT agACGGGAACATGAACGTGTCTCCAGGTGTGAAAATGAGGCCGAAGTCTCCGAACTCGTGTCTGGACTCAGACATGCGGCGACGCTTCACTGTTGCAGACGACAGCAGGACTAGTGCGAGCCCCCCGTCTGAAGTCAGCCAGCCAATCCCGGTCCGCCTGCGACAGCGCCCCTCTACACGCT GTAAACCCCGACCCGTCTCCATGCCGGTGGAGTCGTTCTCTGGCGTGTCCGATCCGTCCTCCAGGCCCGGGACTCGGGGAAGGAAAG GGCAGGACATCCTGCACAGGTACCTGAGTAACGAGGGGATCAGCGTCATCGCAGAGGAGGAGCCGTGTTTCCCTCTGCCGTACCGAGGACACCCGTCCGCCCGTGGCGTCGACCACATCCGAGGCAGCCAGTGCTTCATCAACGCCGATCTGCACAACAGCGCCACCATCGCTTATCAAGAAACGGCGTCGAAGAAGTCCGCCGCCTCCgctgctgtttctccttctcAGGCTGTAACTAAACAGTCGACATCTTTGCTCAGCAACTGGCTGGCTCGGCTCAGGCTGCTCAGCCACT GTTTTCCTGCCTTTGAACTGCTGCTGATTCTCAGGAATTACAAGTTCCTGACTCACGTCAGCATCCAG GTTGGTCTGAGCTGCTGTGGCCATCTCCAGACTGCAGCCATGAGCCGACGACATGTTTCGGTCAAAGATCTGGGCGCGGTGGACTGTCAGGGCTGGCTGCACCGCAAGAAAGAGGGTCGCAGATTCCTAGGAAGTAGATGGAAGAGATATTGGTTTGCCCTGAAGAAGTGTTCTCTGTACTGGTACACTGACAACACT GCGGAGGAAGCGGAAGGATTCGTCAAGTTGTCCGGCTTCACCGTCGAACAGGCCAAACAGTGCAGGAGGAAACA TGCCATAACAGTCAGTCATCCAACACTTGTGACCATTTTCATTGCTGCAGAAAGTTTCAAGGAGATGAATAA gtggATCGGGAAACTGTCAGAAGCAGCCGAGTTGTGTGAAGTGACCGAGAACGAAG aGTGTTACAGCGAGGGCAGCGATCAGGACGAGTGTGCGTCGACTTGTTCTCTGGACTCGGAGCAGGAAACAGCAGAATCTGAAAAT GGAGACGTTGTCCAGCCTCCCTGCGAGTCCCCCTGCTCCTCGATGCCTCCGGCCACAGCCGCTGGAGACACGAGCACAAGCAGTTTGCAGGAAGGAACCGGGagcagagacagcagagaggaCCCAGAGGCCCCTGAGCACCTGTCCCGGATGGACTTCCCCAGACTGGATGGCGCCATTGGAGCAACGTCGACGATCCAAGtcacagaggaagaggatgtCATCAAAG ACACACCTCCTGATGAGCTGGAGAATCTCTACACGCACCTGAAGGCAGCCAGCCTGTGTCCCATCGGTCAGAGGGACTTCAGAGCCTCTTTTGTCAGGCGCTGCCAGAACGACAAAATCAACGAGAAGCTTCACCTGGTCAGGATCCTCAGGAGCACCCTAAAG GCCAAAGAGTCAGCGCTGCAGGTGGTGGAGCAGGTCCTACGTGACCCGACCCTCACGGCACCCACATACAGGAGCTGGAGACTCTCCAACCCCATCCTGCTGCAGGAGATCAGTCAGCACAAGCAGgcagcagggggcgctgcagCTGAAAAGGTCTAA